From Vigna angularis cultivar LongXiaoDou No.4 chromosome 11, ASM1680809v1, whole genome shotgun sequence:
TAAATAATTTTGCACAAGAATCCGCCTATAccatttaatgaaaatatttacaGGACAATGTGATCATGTTAATTATGTAATGAAAAAATGGAGGcaaataatattgaaatgtTATATTTACATGACAACTCAAACTTGGACCTGCGTGACTAGCCGTAATAGAGATATGTATTATAATGCATAGAAACTAACATGTTACAGAAAAATAAACGAGTTCCAAAACTACGACTCCACGACTTCTAACTTCAGCATGCGGGGCGCCACACTGGATGTTTTACTATAAAAATCATCTTAGCAACCGACATTTATACTGAACTATGTTATTTGCGTGAGAACATGTATAATTGAACACATTATTTTGCTATCATATTGACCGGTTGAAAAACCTCCAGTACAGAGGAGAAACAGGCACTGTAAAAAGCATACTTTACCATCCCCTACCATCCCAGGGTAAGGTGGTATATATGCAACAGGCTCTACAATGAAAATTAAGTTCGACTGTAACTGCAAAAGCTATTCAGATTAGTACCCCCAATAAAGTAAGCACTTCGAGTTCCTCCTTCCCTAGTTACCACTCAGTTCCACTAGGAGAAAATGTGGGTTGTAAGAAAGACTAACACTTTAACTTCAGCCAATTCCGAAAATTGCACATCACAGAATAGGCCAAAAGAAAACAATTCACAACAGGGACAACTTAATCTGAATGCAACCAGAGTGAGCATACCAAAAATACTAACTCCTTCAGCATCCATATCCCGGAGGCTCTTCATCTGTCGAAATGTTCTTAGCTTGACCAGTGCACTCAACCAGTGAAGAAAAGATGATAGATTCCATCTCACTAGCTAATATGCCAAAATTACCAAAATAGTTGAGAGAAAAATTACTCCCCTAAAACAACAGATAAGAAAATCTTAAGATTGCATTAAATTAAGATTCTATTTGGATAAACATCTCCACAAgaacttgaaaaataaaataaataaatacataaacttCTTCTACATGTTAAAATTAGCCATTTCATAAGCTAATATAAAAAGCTCACATTCTAGCTCTTccaaaaataggtttttaacttacataagttaatgtaaaaaaaacttATGCACAAGTCACTTTTAGCTTATTAAAGAAACTTCATTTCCTTTCTCTACTTTTCTCCGATAAGTACTTGAAAAGAAGTTTAATCAAAAAAAGACCAAAATCAAATGAGACAATTATAGCACAAGACAAACAACACtacaaaacagattaaattatcaattttcTTTCAGGGAGGAAGGCTGAAGGAGAGGGATTAGGGCAGGAATCTACCTTATTTGAAGATTCCATTGCAATAGTTTTAACCAAAGCACAAAGCAACACAATGAGTGAATTCTGCAGCCTCCTACATTCCAGCCAATGCTTTCTTTGTGCTGTGTGCATGCATAGATGAGATCAGGATTCCCACTTCCATACTCACTTGTCGAATAAAGAAATGATTAAATCCAATGAAAGGAGCCAGAGTGAATAATACAAGCTGAGTTCTGTTTCTTCAGCCACATTTCATAGTCATACCcaaggaaaataaatatttgataacaGAATCCCAAACTACATATATCAACTGTAAAAGTTTTCACTCTAAGTTATCCTTTTCCTTTCCGTAAAAGCATGACTTCGATAAAGATACATAATTGGGCGGTGTTTCACTGACATGCCCTTGACAACCGCAAATGTAATATCAATAAAACAGAATATCAGTGATTCCTTCAGTTCAATTGCATAGCCTCAGCATGATACTTCTCCAACTCAGCATCGAGATCTTCAGCAGATACCTTTTCATCACGACCTCTACCACGTCCTCTACCCCTCCGACTGCCACCTCGCCCTCTAGGTGCACCACGCAGCCTTCCTAGTGGCCCATTTCTCCCTTGTCCACTGTTTAAAAGTCAAATGCATGATACAGACAATCAGCTTAAATACAAGATATTGGCgtgtttgaaatttgaaatagcAAATTCAAAGtgattaatgtaaaaaatgaaattcCCTTAAACTAATCTCAAacctaattaataattatttgcaACAAAGAAACCACAAAACAGACAAAATATTAAGGCAAAACCTCAAATCATACGCATGATATGCATACCCAAAAGTAATATtccaacataaaaatattaagagcAAGATTGGTCACCGTTTAGACCACAaaaaatcatatcaagtaaACTATGCACACAAATTTATCTATGAAGTCAATACCTTCTGGGAGGTCCACCAGGATTTCCAAAAGTCCCATTAACAGTGGGCGCTGCAGCATGTGTGGCGATATTTGTCCCCACAATCTCTACCTTCATTGGTTTCCCGTCTAGCTGAACATTGTGGTACCTCTTCACCGCAGCTACAGCATCAGCACGTCGAGAGAAGACTACTTCTGCCGTACCCTATATgaaaaacaacttttataaaCTACAGAAGGACACATTGAATTGATCACAGGGTGCTGGTTGTGTCGAATAGACAAGATACCTTGGATCTTCCACTCCTATCGTAATGAACAGTATGCCGTTTCAGGTCACCAACTTCAAGAAATAACTCCTGCAAGTACAACAAAATACAACATTAACAACCTCGCACATGAAAATGCCTTGTAACAACTAAATGTTTTACACACACCGCACAACAAAGCATAATTCAAAAAAGTAAACGAAGACAAAGACACAAAATATGTGAAATTAATTGATTTAACACTTGAGTATTAAACTGGTCTCTAAACATGTGTGCTCAAAT
This genomic window contains:
- the LOC108334220 gene encoding THO complex subunit 4A; translated protein: MSAALDMTLDDIIKNNKKSASANTRGRGRASGPGPARRLPNRAANRAAPYATAKAPESAWQHDMYADQPAAVAFAGQGGRASSIETGTKLYISNLDYGVSNDDIKELFLEVGDLKRHTVHYDRSGRSKGTAEVVFSRRADAVAAVKRYHNVQLDGKPMKVEIVGTNIATHAAAPTVNGTFGNPGGPPRSGQGRNGPLGRLRGAPRGRGGSRRGRGRGRGRDEKVSAEDLDAELEKYHAEAMQLN